The window AATGAAACCATGTTCGCATGAAGGCTGACTGTATGGTGATCGGTATTTATTCTCACCTTATTCTTTTTGCTGGTGGAGGTTGTATGGCTAAAGTTTTAATTGCCGGTTGTGGAGATATTGGTATGGGTCTGGGTAAAGCGCTCATTGAAAAAGGGAACTCTGTAGTCGGGCTGAGACGCCATCCGCCTGTCGAGAAAATGGGTATTTCCTTTCTTGCAGCAGATGTAACAAACCCGGCGACTCTGGAAGGTATGGATACTGATTTTGATCAGGTGTTTTTCGTTGCAGCACCCAGACAGCATGATTTGAATGCTTACAGGGGAATTTATGAAGCTGGAGTAGAAAATTTATTTGATACCTTTTCAAAAAATCAACATACTCCGCACTGGATATCAGTATCTTCTACCAGCGTCTATAACCAGGTGCATGGAGAGTGGGTTGATGAGGACTCGTTAACTGAAGCGGGAAGGTTTAATGGGCAGTTGCAATTGTTATCGGAAGAGAGAGTTCTGGCTGAGAACAAAAGTAATCTGATAGTGCGTTTTTCCGGGATATATGGCCCGGGACGCAGCCGTATGTTAAGGAAGGCCAGTGAAGGCGGCCCGATACAGTTCAGGCCACCTTATTATACAAACCGGATTCATAAAGAAGACTGCATCGGTGTATTGATGTTTTTATTCGAAAAAAGAGTCAACGGCGAAAAATTACATTCACACTATTTAGCGAGTGATGATGAACCGGCCCCGCTGTGGGAGGTGGTTTCATGGCTCGCAAAGCAGCTTAAGCGCAGACAACCTGAAATCAAAGAGGCAGAGCAGGATGCTTCACAAAACAAAAGATGCCGAAATAAGCGATTAAAAGAGCTTGGATACCGTTTTCAATATCCAACATACAGAGAAGGGTACCGGTTGCTGGTAAAAGAATTTAACCGTTGTTGAATGTGTAATTGAAAAAATCAACTATGGCCTCATATTGTGTTTTTTTACCAGACACTCTCTGTACGTTCTCTTTACACATGGTTTCTCAGCATCAGTTCCACTGGATGAGGCTCGAGGTAGTGCTGTCTTTCCAAGTAAGATACGTTTAATTTTCTCACATAATGGTTAAGCAGGGTAATGGGTACAACAAGGGGTATCAATTCTTTCCGGTAACTTTCGATGATTCCGAGCAGCTCTTGTTTTTCATCCGTCGTCAAATTCTTTTTAAAATATCCCTGGATATGTTGTAAGACATTGGTATTCTTCTTAACCGTTGCAATCAGTGTGATGCCCTCCATGAGAATCCTGATATATTCAGGGAGCAGATTTTCAGCCTTCTCTTTTGTTGCATTTGCCAGTAAATGTCCGAGGATTGAATAATGTCTTGGACTGTGCCCCATAATAAGAAGCTTATGAGCGGTATGGAAATCTATCAAGTCTTTCATGGAGACATCTTTCTTCCGAAATTCCTGCCACCGCTTTAATACGAATATTCTCTCAACAAAGTTTTCTCTGAAACGGGGATTGTGGAGCCGGCCGTCATCCTCTACAGGAATGAGAGGAAAATGCTTCATAAAGGCACCTCCGAATATGCCTTTACCCGTTTTCGTTACCGCCCCTGATGGCAAATACACTTTTACACCTCTTATGCCGGAGCTTGGCGAACCGCACTTGAAGATAAAACCGCAGAGGTTTTCTTTTTCCAGTTTTTTTATCATTTTTTCTGCCCACTGTAACATTCTTTCAGTGTGATCTATCCCGGTTTTTATCGTTACAAGGCGGGGAGATTCGGGGTTTCCGAACAGATGCATGGGTTCCCTGGGTACAGAAAGACCACATTCCGTTTCAGGACAAACAGGGATCCACTCAAAGTACTGCCCGAGGGTATCGGTTATAAACCTGTCAAGCCTGTGATTCCCATCATACCGCACTTTATCTCCCAGCAGACAGGAGCTTATTCCTATCTTAATCATTTCGAACATACTGTTCAGCCCTTCCTGACTTACAACCTATTCCCATTGGAAGAATATATTTCTGCAATACTAAGGGTGCAGGATAAAACAACAAGTTATTCTTTCCTGGGCCCTAAGAGACGCAATCGCTGACAGCCGTTTCGATTTCCGGAAATAAAAAGGTGAAACCGCTGTCCATAAGTTTTTTCGGGATTACGTTCTGACCCTTTGTGAGTATCTGAGAGCCCTCACCCAATTTTAACCGGAGTGCAAACTTTGGTACCCGGAAAAAGGTGGGTCTGCGGAGTGCTTTTCCCAGTGCATCGGTCAAACCTTTATTTGTCGTGGGTTTGGGTGCAGTAAGATTATATATGCCTTCATACGCAGTATTTTCTATTACGGCCTGGTAAGCGCGTATCAGGTCCTTGATATGTACCCATGAGAATGGCTGCATACCATCTCCAATGGTGCCTCCCATACCCAACTTAAAGGGAAAGAGCATCTTCTTGAGCGCTCCGCCGTCCTTACCCAGGACTACTCCAAAGCGGAAAATAACCGTTCGAATGCCAAGTTTTCCGGCCTTGAGGGCCTCCTGTTCCCAATCTTCTGCAAGATTACCGAGGAAATCATCGGCTTTCACATAGTGCTCCTCTGTATGCGTTCCCTCTGTGGCATAGTAGCCTATGGCAGAGGTGGAAACAAGCAGTTTCGGTTTCTGGCTTGCAAGTGAGCATGCCTGTACAAGCTTTCGGGTAACATCAATCCTGCTCTCATGCAGGGTCTTCTTATACGTTTCTGTCCATTTTTCTATGATCGGTGCGCCAGCCAGATTAATAAGTATGTCTGCTCCATCCATCCGCTCCGCTATCACCTCGGGGGAAAGCGTAAAATCCTTTCTCCCGAGAGGCAGAACCTCGTAATTCTCTGCATGAAAGGCACGGGTCAAATTGGATCCAACAAACCCACTTGCACCGCTCATGGCAATTTTATGGTTGATTTTATCCTCCATGTTCATACTCCTTTCGTAAAAATTTGAAAAAATCTTTCGGGTTTAGATTAGATTATATCGGGGTCTCCCTGAATTAATTGCTGATTTCAATTACATCTTCACCACTCTCTCTTTCATAAAGAGAGAGTGGTGAAGATTGCTTGTTTTTAAGGGTACTTTTTCGATTTTGTGGAAACTAACTGATTTTTTTGAACAATAAACCTGATGCACTGCAGACAGGACATTTGTCAGGAGCACTGTTTTTTTACCGTATTTCCACAAACCTGGCAGACATAGTAATCCACGTACCCATTGTTTCCTGATACTTCATTATATCATATTTAACTCTATTTTTCTCTATAAAGAAAGAACTGGTGGTGTTAGGAGTTCCCTGCAATCAGTTTGGCAGGCAGGAGAGCCGGGGACAGAAGCTGAGATAAAAAAGTTTTGTGAGCTTCGCTATGGGGTAATCTTCCCGATGCTGAAGAAAGCTGACGTGAAAAATCCGAAACAACACCCACTTTACCACTATCTTTTGGAGCAAAGCAGCTCTTCCAAAGAGATTGTCTGGAACTTTGAAAAGTTTCTGGTAGGGCGCGACGGTCAGATAAAAAGACGTTTTTCGTCGGGGATAAAACCTCTGAGCAAGGTAATGGTATCTGCCGTAAAGAAGGAACTTGAGAATTGAAGCTGGCTCATTAAATCCGGGATAGAGAGCCAGGCAGATTACGGAAACAAAAATAATCATGAAATAAATAAATGCTGAATTTATTTTTGATAGTATCTCATGGCTTCCGGTATTTCAGCTTTTATATTTTTGATACGATTTTGATCTGAGGGGTGAGAACTTAATAACTCTGGAATGTTGGCCGAACCCTTCATGGCAGCCATCCTTTCCCAGAATCCGACAGCGGTGTTGGGATCGTATCCAGCCATGGCCATAAAGATTAATCCTAAATGGTCAGCCTCACTTTCGTGCACTCTGCTGTAAGGCAGCAGGATGCCGTATTGAGTCCCGACACCAAAAGCGTTCATCCACAATTTCTGTGTTACTTCAGGTCTGCTTTGAAGAGTCATGGATATTGCTGCTGTACCAAATTCAGCGATTAAACCATGGCTCATCCGTTCATCGCCGTGTTTTGCAACAGCATGAGCAATTTCATGTCCCATAACGACAGCTAACCCGCTTTCATCTTTTGTAATTGGTAATATACCGGTATAAACGACGACTTTTCCACCCGGCATACACCAGGCGTTTGCCTCGGGATTCTCGATTAAGTTAAATTCCCAGTTGTAATTTTTCAATCTTGATGACATCTGGTTGTCAGCCATGTACTTCTCGACAGCTTTCTGTATTCTCCCCCCGACAGACTTTACCATATTTATCTGCGCCTGGTTTGTGCTGATCTTATTTGTTTTCAGGAATTCTTCGTATTGCTGAAAACTTGTTGAAAGCATGGTATCTGAAGGAATAATATCCAGCTGCCTCCGTCCGGTCAACGGCACCGACGTACAAGATAAAATAAAAAAACACAGTACGATAAAACCAATAAGATTTTTTTTGCTCACGGTTACATTCTCCTTGTCTCTGAATCTATACTAAAACCGATCAGGTTTCAGGGTTTTCTGGAAACCGGAGCCTGGTTGATGGTATACCCGGACAAAAAGCACCGAGGACCTTACCCGCTCCGGGTTTTTCGGATTTTATCCGAAAACCATTATAATAAGATGGGTATCATATTCATTAATCTTCTAACAACTTATAATTACTTTCTTCTGAATCACCTCAGCAGTCTCGGTTAAAGCGGGATTATACTCATCTCATAATGGTTTTCGGATAAAATCCGAGAAAAATTTGAGCGAGTATACCTTCACCAAGATTTGGTTTCCGGTAAAACCGAAAACCAAATCGGTTTTAGTATATCAATAATTCCCATTTCGTCTCAATCATGACTTATCCCCTCTAAATTTGCCGCCCGATTAATGTCGGTATCAATCCATTTTGTATCGATGAGACTGGCCATGTGAAATACCGAATCGTCTAAGGTGCATCTCTCAAAGCAGCAACGAATAAAAGTTGCCGCCCTGAAAATAACCTTTTGCAGACGGCAGTCTACAAAATGGGTATCTACAAACACTGACGAGGGGAACCGGACAAAAAAATAATCTTCCTCCTCAAAGCGGCAATCATGCCACCATGAACCGCTGAAAGAGACCTCGCTGAAACGGGATTGGCGGAGAGTGCAACCGTAAAAGGTAGACAAACCAAAAGAGCTCAGTGTTCCCGCCGCCATCTCAAACGTGCAATCGGAAAAATGACTTTCAGAAAGAAACGAATTGTTAACCTCTAAATGGTCCCAGTCACAATTCAGATAATGCCCCTTGTCACAAAGAACATGATCAAGGGTAAAGTGGTGCAGCCGGCAATCTTCTGCTCTGAGGCAGCGGCACCGCCCGTCTTGCAGTTTATATGACTGTACCGTGCTGCCAATCAATCTGCTGCCGGACAAATCCTCCTGTCTCAGCTCCTTATCCGTAAGCGTTTTCTGAAGTATAATCTTTTTATTCCCGTTACTGTCCATTTTCTTGCAAAAGAAATCCGGAATGGAGATCTTTATCAAATATGCTCTTTTTACCTGATCGGAAAATTCCCCGGATTACTCTGAGAGTTATGGTCTTTGATCTTTCGGGATATAGGGACGTTCGGAGCGTCCTGTATATATTTGTCGAGGTCGGTCTATCCGGGATTTAATATTATCCGCTACTTCATGCCAATGTGCAATCCAGCCGGGCAACCGACCGATAGCGAAAAAAACCGGAAACATATTTTTCGGTACACCGATAGCCCGTAAAATAATGCCGCTGTAAAAATCAACATTAGGATAGAGTTTTCGTTCTATAAAATAAGGATCATTCAGTGCGATTGTCTCCAGTTCACGTGCAATGTCCACCAATGGATCTTCTCGTTTTAATACATTAAACACTTTGGTAGATAAACCTTTCAGGATTTGAGCACGGGGATCAAAATTCTTGTAAACCCGATGCCCGAAACCCATAAGACGAAAACTTCTGTCTTTATCCTTCGCCATTTCAATACATTTCTTAACGTCCATTTTCCCTTTATGAATCTTTTCAAGCATCTCAACGACAGCCTGGTTGGCTCCTCCGTGCAGAGGTCCCCAAAGTGCCGAAATCCCTGCAGAAATAGCAGCAAAAAGATTGGCGCCTGATGAAGCAACCATGCGTACGGTAGATGTGCTGCAATTTTGTTCGTGGTCAGCATGGAGTATTAAGATCCTGTCTACAGCATGTTTTATATCGTCGTGGACTTCGTAATGCTTATGTGGCAACGAAAACATCATATGCAGGAGGTTTTCTGAATAGGTGTGTTTCGGAATAGGGTAAATAAACGGTTCTCCGCGTGTCATCTTATAAGAAAATGCCGCAATGGTACGTATTTGACTGATCAGGATTGCAGCAGCCTTTTCGAGATCTTGCCGCCTGTGCGTCAGGGTTAAAACGGGATAATAGCAGCTCAAGGCGTTTATCATCGCGGATAGCATTGCCATGGGATGTGAGTTCCAGGGAAATCCTTCAAAGTGGTGTTTCAGGTTCTCATGAAGGAGTGCATTATCGGTCAAGAGAGCGGTGAATCGCTCTCTCCTCTCTCTTGGTGCGAGGTCTCCGTTTATTAAGAGGTCGGCAACTTCTATGAAATTACTCTTTTCAGCTAACTGCTCTATGGGAATACCGCGATAACGCAGTATTCCTTTTTCACCATTGAGGTAGGTTATGCTGCTTTCGCATGAACCGGTATTGACATAACCGGGATCAAGGGTGATATAACCGGTCTCAGAGCGTAAATTAGCAATGTCTATGCCTCGTTCCTGTTCTGTGCCCTCAATTACGGGTAGGCAAATTTCTTTATTATTATCAAATTTTAATGTTACGTTTTCCATGATTTTGTTTTTCCTGTTACTTCAAAATATGTTTGAGCTCATCATAAAACCCTGTTCTGCGAAATGGGGAAAAGCATGATTTTTTTACTATACAGGCAATTACCTAATCTTACACACTCTACTCCACGAGGATGATAAATCAAAAAATGCTAAATATCAAGATCTTTTTAGGTTAAATTCCGACTGGTTTTGCAATCCAATATCTGCTCGCAAGAAAACAGTAAGTCTCTATTTTGTTGATGTTTATGGCGGAACCAGCCATGCTCACAGGGCTGCCGTGTGAAGCACGAAATCATTTTAACGGGAGCTTTTTATAAAAAATACTGGATAAATAGAGGGAAAAAAATTAGAATCAGGCATATTTCGATCCTGATTTTGTGCGTAAGCGCACCAGCCTGAGCGAGCCGGAGGGGCGGGTGTACTCAAAAGAATATGGAGCAACTAGCGGGAATTAGTTGAAGCCATCGTGAAAGAGCTGTGCCAGTTACCTCCGTACTGAGGGTACGGGAGGGAGAGATGGGCGCGCGGGCCGGCAGGATACACTAACTCAACCAGAGAGAAATTTGAAAGATGAAAAACCACGTAATTATTGGAAATGGTGTTGCGGGAATAAAAGCAGCAGAAACAATCAGAAGGAATGATAGTGATTGTAAGATTACCGTTGTAGGAGATGAAGTTTATCCTTTCTATCGCAGGCCGCAGCTGCCGGAGTTTGTTTCAGGGAAAATAGCGGAAGAGAGGTTGTGGGGGAAAAAGAGCGAATTTTATGAAAAGAACAAAATAACTTCTCTGCTGGGTAAAAAGGTAACCCGGATAAGGCCTGATGAAAATCAGATTACCCTTGCAGACGGGACATCCATTGACTACAGCACTCTTCTGATAGCTACCGGCGGCTCAATCACAAGCAGAAAATACCACGGAAGCGATTTAAATGGAGGCTCTGTAGCATTGAAGACGATTAATGATGCGAAAAATATCAGGGAAAAGATCAAGTCTGCAGAGAGTGCTGTTGTTGTAGGCGAGGATTTTTTGACGCTGTCCTTGATTGAGGCCCTGCAAAGCAGCGGTATTAAAGTAACATATCTGTTGCCGGGGGACAGGCTTTGGCCGGAAATAATGGACAAAGATGCATCTTATATTCTCGAACTCAAGTTGAAGCAGAAGGGTATCAAGATACTCCATCAAACAGATATTAAAGAAATCGTTATTAAGAACAGGTCCGTTCAGGGTATAATTTCTACTGCTGATATACTCATCGACTGTCAGATCCTCGGCATTGTAGATAAATTACAGCCAAATATCGATTTCCTGGTTGATAGCGGTGTGAAAACGGACAACGGTATCCTGGTAAACAGTAAGATGCTTACCTCTGTTGATAACATATATGCCGCGGGAGATGTCACACAGTTGCTAGCTGAAGCGAGCGACGCATCCCCGAAGATTAATGTCCGGTGGCTGAAGGCCTGGAGACAGGGGCAGATTGCCGGTGCGAATATGGCAGGCAAAGAGACTGAATATGACGATGTTGCGTGCGTCAGCTCAACACAGGTATGTGGTGTTGACCTGATATCAATCGGGGTGTCAAATCCGTTAAATGGCGGGTACAAGATAATGAGAGGCGATTATCCGCATCCTGAAATTGACGTGTATAAGAAGCTTGTTCTGAAAAATGATGTAGTGGTAGGCGCACTGTTTGTCGGGAGCGTGCTTGAGGCAGGGGAGATTACCAACGCTATAAAAAACAGAAAAACCTATTCTGAGATCGATGCAACCCTTTTGAAACAGATGTTTGACCTTAATTACCGGGTTAGTCCATTTCATGGTTTTTTGTGTCCCGTATGCAAGCTGGAACTCCCCATTTCACAGGATGCGAAGGTGGGAGACAAAATTACGTGTCCTGCATGCGGCATCGAACTGACCGTGACGCAAGCGATGCTCGGATAAGTTGTACCTGATTTTCAAAGAATCTTTCACTGCACGTATAGGGTAATTTATCATCTGTCCTTGGTAGTTTTATAAAGAAAACCGATTATGAATAGTTGGAAATGCAGCAACTGCAGCTTTCAGTTTGATGCTATGGAGCCATATGAAACGTGTCCTTCCTGCGGCAGGGAGTGTGAGTTTGTCGATGTTACAAATTACGTTCCTAAAATGGATAGAACAGGAAGAAAATGTACGTGTGATGTATGTGGAACGGAGGTTACGGTGACAAATGATTGTGGCGGATTCCTCAAATGTTGCGATCAGCTCATGGTATTAAAGTGATGAAAAGCATGCAGAACGAGAGCATAGAAAAAATCTTAAAAAAAGCAGCGAGCAAGGAAAACGGAACGTACTTGCTTTACAAAAAGGCTGCGGAGAGTGTGAAGGATGTATATACAAAAGACATCTTGCGTAAGTTCGCCGAAGAAGAGCTGCAGCACAAACAGATCATCGAGAATTTTAATACGGAAATGTTAGGGAGTTTTGAGATAAAAATTGATGAAACATCCCGCAAGGGAGTTTCAGAATTCCTTGATGATACAGATGAGGGGCTTACCAGGGATTCAGATGTTCAGGACGTACTTCTTTATGCCGCAAAAAGAGAAAAAAAGGCCTTCCATTTTTATGATAATATGTCGAAATTGGTTGCAGATAAAGAGTTAAAAAAAATGTTTGCCTGGCTGGCACAGGAAGAGCTAAAGCACAAAGAAGACATTGAGGCCCTTTTTTGGGAAGTAATGTATCGTTAAATAGTGGCTGAGAGAAAAGGTGTTCCTATAATCCCAACAGTCCCTTTTGGATATTTGACACCTCCCATCCGTGGAAGTTTAATTCAAATTGTTTCTTTTCTACATGACATTTCAAACATTTTTTTGAATCATTCTCCGCCCATTCCTGCAGTATCATGGCTGTCTTGGCGGTTTTACCACTGCTCGTAAGCAGAGATTTTCCCCCGTGACAGAAACCACACTCAACACCCATAATTTCGGATAATTCAAACATTTTATCTGCTATCTCTTTTTTCTCAGTAAACTGTTTTTTCCCATTATGGCAATAGCTGCACTTTGTGCCGATTGAGACAGAAGCAGCCATCATTTTCTTTGACTTCTCACCATTTTCAGTAAACGTTGTTGCCGTGTCATTGTGGCAGAATGAGCACTCTTCTCCCAGGGAAGAGGCAACTTCTTTACTGCACTGCCGACCCCTCTCTTCACGGCTCCCTTGCAGATATTTATTTTGTAATAGGTCTGGTGCGGGAAGTTCCAACTGATCAGCATCCAGCGCTCCTATCCAGAGAGCGCTAAAAAAGGTAAAGATTGCGAAATTAGATTTTTTTATATATTTTCCCATAAGAATACATTTCCTTCATTGGTCATTTCCCAAAGACAAGCCAAGATCAAAGGCCTCCTCCATTTCATTGGGGTGGGTAAGGATATCATCCTTTTTTTCCATCCCCTGATACAGCAGCTCTCCGGTATATTCAATTTCAAGTACGTGAAAAATGGCCTTGATTGTTGCAAGGGAGCCGTCGAAAACTTTTTCATTGCCTAGAGAACCGGAGGTAGAGATAAAGAACCCTTTCCTCGCAGGTTTTCCGGGACTGATGAGAGGTTGATTAAGGAGATATTTTTTTGACCACAAAGACTGACATCGATCAATAAAGGCCTTTAGCTGGGCGCTAACGCCACTGAAATAAACGGGCGAAGCAAAAACGATAAAACGCGCATCTGCCAGCTTTTTATACATTACCTGCATATCGTCCTCAATCACACACTCCCCATCCTTTTGACACAGATCGCATGATGTACATGGCGATACATTAAGGTTGCAGAGTATAATGAGTTCTGTTTCAAGGCCGTTCTTCCCGGCGCCGCGCAGAAACTCTTTCAACAGTGTCTCTGTATTCCCATTTCTCCTTGGGCTGCCTGCTATTCCTAGTACTTTATCCATCTTCATGACACAAAAAATTTTCAACACATACCTCAACAACGGGAAGCGTGAAAATCGCCGGCCATCTCTCTTCACTCAAGAAAGTGAATCCTGTCATCGAGAGGAATTCCGTATGAAATTGCACCCAGGATATCACCAAGCTTTTTGTCCGGGTGGCAAAAGGTACAGCCTTCCATATTTGCAGACAGGATCGTGGCTGCCCGTAAATAATTTATGCCTTCTATCTTCTCTATTTTTTCGAAATATGATTTGCCGGAGATCATTGCCTCGATTGCTTCTCTTTCAAATTCGTCTCTGGGGTTATTATCCGGGTTATAGGGAGAACCTGTTGCATCAAGTAGCCTCGCCTTGTGCCATCCCTTCCTGCTCATCACGGTAAAAACCCTTTTTGAGAGGGTCGCAGCAGCCAACACCGAGGGGTCGTTCACATATTCTGCAGTAATTAAGACAATAAAGGTCTTATACAAGTCATCAAGCATTCGCACAGTCTTTCTCGCACGATCGAGCTTTTCACTCAATATTGCTTTAGAGAGATCAATCATTGCCTTATCTATCGATAGCTCTTTATCTACACCCGGCTCATCCACCCCCTCTGCTGCGGTAGCGGCATAAGTAACAAACAGAGCTATCAGTAAAACTTGTAATATCTTCAAGCGCGCGGTCTCTCTTTTTTTTGGGAAAGATTTAACAATATGTGAAAAATCGCATCGCATACATCTGTATGGCTATGGTATCGAAAACGAACGAAGGACCGTAGGAATATATGATATAATCTGCGAATAGATATGCAAGGAAAATTTAAAGTAACATTTTGCATATAGTGCTCGGGAAAACAGAAGAGAATACTGCAGTCTTTGGTTCTTTTTCCATGACGAGTTTAAGTCTTGACATACGTCCACTCGATAGAATACACTATGATGACTTACAGAATATTTCTACTATACAACAACTTATGGAAGTTTCGAGGTATTAACGCTGTCATGGAAAATGTGAAAGAACGTACCGGTAAATGTTTGAAATTTTTAGACGAACAAAAATTAAAGATAATCATTGGTGCTGCAATAATTGCGGCAATTGTCTTGCCTGTTATTTTATATAAACAGAAAAGAAATAATAGTTTTTATGAGGTCTGGAGCAGGATATGGAGAATTTCAAACGAAGCGGCAGCGGTAAAAGCGGATGACCAGAAAAACAATACAGACGCTATGGATGCTTTTATCAGTGAATATACGTTTTTAAAAGATAATCTCTATGCAACGGATGCGACGCCATGGTTGTTATTAGTGCTTGGCAATACGCAATATAAAGAAAAAAAGTTTGACGATGCAATCAGTACCTATAAAGAGTTTATCGTAAAATATGCACACCATCCTCTGGCACCTGTCATCAGGCAATCCCTTGGATATGCTTTTGAGGAAAAGGGACAATTGCAAGAGGCTATCAAACAATATGAAAAGACGTTGCAGGATGACGATGCCCCTTTTCTGAAAGCGGAGGCCAGTTTAGATGCAGGCCGGTGCTATGAAAAGCTGGAACAATTAGACCCTGCCTTGGCAGCGTATAAGAGGGTAATTGATACCTCGCCGGAGAGCTATTTTGCGAAAATGGCCCGATATCGGCTGGAAGATATTGAGTAATCCTGTAATGCAATTGACTGTTTACTTCTCCTGGCCCAACTTTGAGAAACTGGTATGTGTAATGAATAAATTAAAGGAGCAGGGGTGACTGTGCCTGAATTTGATAATTCAGAATATATTAGTTTTACCGTAAAAAAAAAACTTGCTTCCAGGAGAATTGACAAATACCTTGTTTCACGGCGGCGGCTGCAGGATTGTTCTCGAAGTGAAATACAGAGACTGATTAAAGAAGGCAATATCAAGGTAA is drawn from Candidatus Scalindua sp. and contains these coding sequences:
- a CDS encoding TIGR01777 family oxidoreductase, which encodes MEDKINHKIAMSGASGFVGSNLTRAFHAENYEVLPLGRKDFTLSPEVIAERMDGADILINLAGAPIIEKWTETYKKTLHESRIDVTRKLVQACSLASQKPKLLVSTSAIGYYATEGTHTEEHYVKADDFLGNLAEDWEQEALKAGKLGIRTVIFRFGVVLGKDGGALKKMLFPFKLGMGGTIGDGMQPFSWVHIKDLIRAYQAVIENTAYEGIYNLTAPKPTTNKGLTDALGKALRRPTFFRVPKFALRLKLGEGSQILTKGQNVIPKKLMDSGFTFLFPEIETAVSDCVS
- a CDS encoding DUF523 and DUF1722 domain-containing protein; translated protein: MIKIGISSCLLGDKVRYDGNHRLDRFITDTLGQYFEWIPVCPETECGLSVPREPMHLFGNPESPRLVTIKTGIDHTERMLQWAEKMIKKLEKENLCGFIFKCGSPSSGIRGVKVYLPSGAVTKTGKGIFGGAFMKHFPLIPVEDDGRLHNPRFRENFVERIFVLKRWQEFRKKDVSMKDLIDFHTAHKLLIMGHSPRHYSILGHLLANATKEKAENLLPEYIRILMEGITLIATVKKNTNVLQHIQGYFKKNLTTDEKQELLGIIESYRKELIPLVVPITLLNHYVRKLNVSYLERQHYLEPHPVELMLRNHV
- a CDS encoding ferritin family protein, which codes for MQNESIEKILKKAASKENGTYLLYKKAAESVKDVYTKDILRKFAEEELQHKQIIENFNTEMLGSFEIKIDETSRKGVSEFLDDTDEGLTRDSDVQDVLLYAAKREKKAFHFYDNMSKLVADKELKKMFAWLAQEELKHKEDIEALFWEVMYR
- a CDS encoding sugar nucleotide-binding protein, translating into MAKVLIAGCGDIGMGLGKALIEKGNSVVGLRRHPPVEKMGISFLAADVTNPATLEGMDTDFDQVFFVAAPRQHDLNAYRGIYEAGVENLFDTFSKNQHTPHWISVSSTSVYNQVHGEWVDEDSLTEAGRFNGQLQLLSEERVLAENKSNLIVRFSGIYGPGRSRMLRKASEGGPIQFRPPYYTNRIHKEDCIGVLMFLFEKRVNGEKLHSHYLASDDEPAPLWEVVSWLAKQLKRRQPEIKEAEQDASQNKRCRNKRLKELGYRFQYPTYREGYRLLVKEFNRC
- a CDS encoding M48 family metallopeptidase; amino-acid sequence: MSKKNLIGFIVLCFFILSCTSVPLTGRRQLDIIPSDTMLSTSFQQYEEFLKTNKISTNQAQINMVKSVGGRIQKAVEKYMADNQMSSRLKNYNWEFNLIENPEANAWCMPGGKVVVYTGILPITKDESGLAVVMGHEIAHAVAKHGDERMSHGLIAEFGTAAISMTLQSRPEVTQKLWMNAFGVGTQYGILLPYSRVHESEADHLGLIFMAMAGYDPNTAVGFWERMAAMKGSANIPELLSSHPSDQNRIKNIKAEIPEAMRYYQK
- a CDS encoding pentapeptide repeat-containing protein; translated protein: MDSNGNKKIILQKTLTDKELRQEDLSGSRLIGSTVQSYKLQDGRCRCLRAEDCRLHHFTLDHVLCDKGHYLNCDWDHLEVNNSFLSESHFSDCTFEMAAGTLSSFGLSTFYGCTLRQSRFSEVSFSGSWWHDCRFEEEDYFFVRFPSSVFVDTHFVDCRLQKVIFRAATFIRCCFERCTLDDSVFHMASLIDTKWIDTDINRAANLEGISHD
- a CDS encoding FAD-dependent oxidoreductase; the encoded protein is MKNHVIIGNGVAGIKAAETIRRNDSDCKITVVGDEVYPFYRRPQLPEFVSGKIAEERLWGKKSEFYEKNKITSLLGKKVTRIRPDENQITLADGTSIDYSTLLIATGGSITSRKYHGSDLNGGSVALKTINDAKNIREKIKSAESAVVVGEDFLTLSLIEALQSSGIKVTYLLPGDRLWPEIMDKDASYILELKLKQKGIKILHQTDIKEIVIKNRSVQGIISTADILIDCQILGIVDKLQPNIDFLVDSGVKTDNGILVNSKMLTSVDNIYAAGDVTQLLAEASDASPKINVRWLKAWRQGQIAGANMAGKETEYDDVACVSSTQVCGVDLISIGVSNPLNGGYKIMRGDYPHPEIDVYKKLVLKNDVVVGALFVGSVLEAGEITNAIKNRKTYSEIDATLLKQMFDLNYRVSPFHGFLCPVCKLELPISQDAKVGDKITCPACGIELTVTQAMLG
- a CDS encoding flavodoxin family protein, producing the protein MDKVLGIAGSPRRNGNTETLLKEFLRGAGKNGLETELIILCNLNVSPCTSCDLCQKDGECVIEDDMQVMYKKLADARFIVFASPVYFSGVSAQLKAFIDRCQSLWSKKYLLNQPLISPGKPARKGFFISTSGSLGNEKVFDGSLATIKAIFHVLEIEYTGELLYQGMEKKDDILTHPNEMEEAFDLGLSLGNDQ
- a CDS encoding citrate synthase, which produces MENVTLKFDNNKEICLPVIEGTEQERGIDIANLRSETGYITLDPGYVNTGSCESSITYLNGEKGILRYRGIPIEQLAEKSNFIEVADLLINGDLAPRERRERFTALLTDNALLHENLKHHFEGFPWNSHPMAMLSAMINALSCYYPVLTLTHRRQDLEKAAAILISQIRTIAAFSYKMTRGEPFIYPIPKHTYSENLLHMMFSLPHKHYEVHDDIKHAVDRILILHADHEQNCSTSTVRMVASSGANLFAAISAGISALWGPLHGGANQAVVEMLEKIHKGKMDVKKCIEMAKDKDRSFRLMGFGHRVYKNFDPRAQILKGLSTKVFNVLKREDPLVDIARELETIALNDPYFIERKLYPNVDFYSGIILRAIGVPKNMFPVFFAIGRLPGWIAHWHEVADNIKSRIDRPRQIYTGRSERPYIPKDQRP
- a CDS encoding DUF3365 domain-containing protein, with product MKILQVLLIALFVTYAATAAEGVDEPGVDKELSIDKAMIDLSKAILSEKLDRARKTVRMLDDLYKTFIVLITAEYVNDPSVLAAATLSKRVFTVMSRKGWHKARLLDATGSPYNPDNNPRDEFEREAIEAMISGKSYFEKIEKIEGINYLRAATILSANMEGCTFCHPDKKLGDILGAISYGIPLDDRIHFLE